The following proteins come from a genomic window of Candidatus Saccharibacteria bacterium oral taxon 488:
- a CDS encoding NUDIX domain-containing protein, producing MMNNTTLFVSTVVVKDGKLLVVQEGKDNYGQLGTWNFPAGHVESGEGLVEAAVREAKEESGYTVAIDGVLSVLLKNTDSGMSLVVFFLGHIADDSPVAREEGIQQVDFVTLEALEKLNLRFPDDMIEPARRALSDKSYPLDIIMDYQEA from the coding sequence ATGATGAATAACACAACCCTATTCGTCAGTACTGTTGTCGTAAAAGACGGTAAGCTATTGGTTGTTCAAGAGGGCAAAGATAACTACGGGCAATTAGGTACATGGAATTTTCCGGCGGGGCATGTTGAGTCGGGCGAAGGTTTGGTGGAGGCGGCGGTACGCGAAGCGAAGGAAGAGTCTGGCTACACAGTTGCAATTGACGGTGTTCTGTCGGTGCTGCTGAAAAATACTGATTCTGGCATGTCGCTGGTTGTGTTTTTTCTGGGACACATTGCCGATGATTCTCCTGTCGCGCGCGAAGAAGGGATTCAGCAGGTTGACTTCGTGACGTTAGAGGCTTTAGAGAAGCTAAACTTGCGTTTTCCTGATGATATGATAGAACCAGCTCGTCGAGCGCTGTCGGATAAGAGTTATCCTTTGGATATAATTATGGATTATCAGGAGGCGTAG